A single Halarcobacter anaerophilus DNA region contains:
- the radA gene encoding DNA repair protein RadA produces MAKKKTSLFECQHCGEQSTKWLGKCPSCGSWDSFIELNQEQQEVLKQSAKVANSASKATPITKIEQDDVTRFSSFNEEFDLVLGGGIVPGSLTLIGGSPGVGKSTLLLKVAGSIAKSGKKVLYVSGEESSGQIKLRANRLEANHDSLYLLSEIKLEEILEELLKEDYEVCIIDSIQTIYSSALTSAPGSVSQVREITFELMRKAKESDIAMFIIGHITKDGSIAGPRVLEHMVDTVLYFEGEASRELRMLRGFKNRFGSTSEIGIFEMTGEGLISAKDISSKFFDKSKAQSGSALSVVMEGSRALIIEVQALVTESTYPNPKRSATGFDANRLNMLLALLEKKIDLPLNHYDVFINISGGIKIKESSADLAVIAAIISSFRDRPVSKESIFIGEVSLTGEIKDVYSIDLRLKEAQAQGIKKAVVAQKPNLKLSLKSFAVDEVAKMIELF; encoded by the coding sequence ATGGCAAAGAAAAAAACTTCACTTTTTGAGTGTCAACATTGTGGAGAACAGAGTACGAAATGGCTTGGAAAATGTCCTAGTTGCGGCTCTTGGGACTCTTTTATTGAATTAAACCAAGAGCAACAAGAGGTTTTAAAACAGAGTGCAAAAGTTGCAAACTCGGCATCAAAAGCAACTCCCATTACAAAAATAGAACAAGATGATGTTACAAGATTTTCCTCTTTTAATGAAGAGTTTGATTTAGTTTTAGGAGGAGGAATTGTTCCCGGAAGTTTAACCCTAATAGGAGGAAGTCCAGGAGTCGGTAAATCTACACTTTTATTAAAAGTAGCAGGAAGTATTGCAAAATCGGGTAAAAAAGTTTTATATGTTTCAGGAGAAGAGAGTTCAGGACAAATAAAATTAAGAGCAAACCGTCTTGAAGCAAATCACGACAGCCTTTATCTTTTAAGTGAAATAAAACTTGAAGAGATTTTAGAAGAGCTTTTAAAAGAAGATTATGAAGTATGTATTATAGACTCTATTCAAACTATATATTCAAGTGCTTTAACCTCGGCTCCGGGAAGTGTTTCACAAGTAAGAGAGATAACTTTTGAATTAATGCGTAAAGCAAAAGAATCAGATATAGCAATGTTTATAATAGGACATATTACAAAAGACGGGAGTATTGCAGGACCTAGAGTTTTAGAGCATATGGTTGATACGGTTTTATATTTTGAAGGAGAAGCCAGCAGAGAGTTAAGAATGCTTAGAGGATTTAAAAACAGATTCGGTTCTACTTCGGAAATAGGTATTTTTGAGATGACAGGAGAAGGATTAATCTCAGCAAAAGATATCTCCTCAAAATTTTTTGATAAAAGTAAAGCACAAAGCGGTTCGGCTTTAAGTGTCGTTATGGAAGGAAGCCGCGCACTTATTATTGAAGTACAGGCTTTAGTAACGGAAAGTACATATCCAAATCCTAAAAGAAGTGCCACAGGATTTGACGCAAACAGATTAAATATGCTTTTAGCACTGCTTGAAAAAAAGATTGATTTACCTTTAAATCATTATGATGTTTTTATAAATATAAGCGGAGGAATAAAAATTAAAGAAAGCTCTGCCGATCTTGCAGTAATTGCGGCAATTATCAGCTCTTTTAGGGATAGACCCGTCTCTAAAGAATCAATATTTATAGGAGAAGTTAGTTTAACAGGCGAAATAAAAGATGTATACTCTATAGACCTAAGATTAAAAGAGGCTCAAGCCCAAGGTATAAAAAAAGCCGTTGTTGCACAAAAACCCAATTTAAAACTCTCTTTAAAAAGTTTTGCAGTAGATGAAGTAGCAAAAATGATAGAACTTTTTTAA
- the ybeY gene encoding rRNA maturation RNase YbeY, protein MIDVENQTNKEIDLTSLEEIAKDLTSKDIELIFVNNETIKELNKEHRNIDKATDVLSFPLEFEMPNMPLGSIVISTDFVEQKAEEYGHSFDNELKLLFIHGLLHLLGFDHEIDNGEHRKEEERLISKYNLPKSLIVRNS, encoded by the coding sequence GTGATTGACGTAGAGAATCAAACCAATAAAGAGATAGACCTAACTTCTTTGGAAGAGATTGCTAAAGATCTCACCTCCAAAGATATAGAACTTATATTCGTAAATAATGAAACTATAAAAGAGTTAAACAAAGAGCATCGAAATATTGACAAAGCAACAGATGTTCTTAGCTTCCCTCTTGAATTTGAAATGCCCAATATGCCTTTAGGTTCTATTGTTATTTCTACTGATTTTGTTGAACAAAAAGCAGAAGAGTATGGACATAGTTTTGATAATGAGTTAAAACTTCTTTTTATACACGGACTTCTTCATCTTTTAGGTTTTGACCATGAAATTGATAACGGTGAACATAGAAAAGAAGAAGAGAGATTGATAAGTAAATACAATTTACCAAAAAGCTTAATAGTAAGGAACTCTTAA
- a CDS encoding calcium/sodium antiporter: MDILIFIVAMTALIYGADFIIAQSEKIALHYKISPFVIGATLIAVGTSLPEMAVSISASAKGSGDIAVANVIGSTIFNIALVLGAVFLISKKIQPNRDLFAKDSAWALFPILVFILMSIDGKLNFVDGLLFVFLMCGYLMFLINSNQMEEIDEDIKKEKFAWGRTSVLLLIGFVLTIAGADFAIDSAGNIARDFGVSEWVIGLFLVAFGTSLPELTISIKSALKNNADLAIGNIIGSNVANFTMVLGVSSMVNPLNVNLSANFFDIAAAFILSLMLVFITANKLYNKSAGIVLMVVLGLVIQNSL, from the coding sequence ATGGATATTTTAATTTTTATTGTAGCAATGACTGCTTTAATTTACGGAGCAGATTTTATCATTGCACAAAGTGAAAAAATCGCCCTTCACTACAAAATTTCTCCTTTTGTAATAGGAGCAACGTTAATTGCAGTAGGTACTTCTCTTCCTGAAATGGCAGTATCTATTTCAGCTTCCGCAAAAGGAAGTGGAGATATTGCAGTTGCAAACGTAATAGGAAGTACTATTTTTAACATAGCTTTGGTTTTAGGAGCAGTATTTTTAATCTCTAAAAAAATTCAACCAAACAGAGACCTTTTTGCAAAAGATTCGGCATGGGCACTTTTTCCTATCTTAGTATTTATTCTAATGTCTATTGACGGAAAACTTAACTTTGTAGACGGTCTTTTATTTGTTTTTTTAATGTGCGGATATCTTATGTTTCTTATCAATTCAAATCAAATGGAAGAGATTGATGAAGATATAAAAAAAGAGAAATTTGCCTGGGGAAGAACTTCCGTATTACTGTTAATAGGTTTTGTTCTTACTATTGCAGGAGCCGATTTTGCAATAGACAGTGCAGGAAATATAGCTAGAGATTTTGGAGTTAGCGAATGGGTTATCGGACTCTTTTTGGTTGCTTTTGGTACCTCTTTACCTGAACTAACCATCTCTATAAAATCTGCTTTAAAAAATAATGCCGATTTGGCAATCGGAAATATAATCGGTTCAAACGTTGCAAATTTTACAATGGTTTTAGGTGTCAGCTCTATGGTTAATCCTTTAAATGTAAATTTATCGGCAAACTTTTTTGATATTGCAGCTGCATTTATTCTTTCTCTTATGTTAGTATTTATAACAGCAAATAAACTATATAATAAAAGTGCCGGGATTGTATTAATGGTAGTATTAGGATTGGTAATTCAAAATAGCCTTTAA
- a CDS encoding Fur family transcriptional regulator translates to MFNSSVLLKEYDLKVTPQRVAIVEELYRNGHMNIDELYQSLLKKFPSISLATIYKNVNAMVEKIFLNEVKIPEAKSVYELAKEEHSHLICSSCGKIEDIYIDTSVLNDSVATISDFKVKDTKVVFSGTCSDCQKSSK, encoded by the coding sequence ATGTTCAATAGTTCAGTTTTACTAAAAGAGTATGATTTAAAAGTAACTCCACAAAGAGTTGCAATTGTTGAAGAATTATACAGAAATGGACATATGAACATTGATGAGTTATATCAAAGTTTGTTGAAAAAATTTCCTTCTATTTCACTTGCTACAATATATAAAAATGTTAATGCAATGGTTGAGAAGATTTTTTTAAATGAGGTTAAAATTCCCGAAGCTAAATCTGTTTATGAATTAGCAAAAGAGGAACATTCTCATCTAATTTGTTCATCATGTGGAAAAATAGAAGATATTTATATTGATACATCTGTTTTAAATGATTCTGTAGCAACAATTTCAGATTTTAAAGTAAAAGATACAAAAGTAGTCTTTTCAGGAACTTGTTCAGACTGCCAAAAAAGTTCAAAATAG
- a CDS encoding ferritin family protein: MRQYESYRCNKCGNVIEVQNVGGGELHCCGQAMEMITENLTAVNLMKAFAGESMARNKYEYFAKVAQKEGYRDIAEHFQRAANNEKKHANLELRACNEMLKGKELGDTVENLKEAIAGESYENVTMYPDFAKIAKEEGLSKISTMLKLIGNIEVEHENMYKMLLERLESGKEYESEDSEEEWICEVCGHVHRGKKPPKNCPVCKHPQEYFSRLNTKK; this comes from the coding sequence ATGAGACAATATGAATCATACAGATGTAACAAATGCGGGAATGTAATAGAAGTACAAAATGTAGGAGGAGGAGAACTTCACTGCTGTGGTCAAGCTATGGAAATGATTACCGAAAACTTAACTGCCGTAAACCTTATGAAGGCATTTGCAGGGGAATCTATGGCAAGAAACAAATATGAATATTTTGCAAAAGTTGCACAAAAAGAAGGGTATAGAGATATTGCCGAACATTTTCAAAGAGCTGCAAATAATGAAAAGAAACATGCAAATTTAGAATTAAGAGCCTGTAACGAAATGCTTAAAGGAAAAGAGTTAGGTGATACCGTAGAAAATCTAAAAGAAGCTATAGCAGGTGAAAGTTATGAAAACGTAACTATGTATCCTGATTTTGCAAAAATTGCAAAAGAAGAGGGTCTTTCTAAAATTTCAACTATGCTTAAACTCATAGGTAACATCGAAGTAGAACATGAAAATATGTATAAAATGCTTCTTGAAAGACTTGAATCAGGTAAAGAGTACGAAAGTGAAGATAGTGAAGAAGAGTGGATTTGTGAAGTCTGTGGACATGTACACAGAGGGAAAAAACCGCCTAAAAATTGTCCTGTATGTAAACATCCTCAAGAGTACTTTTCAAGACTTAATACAAAAAAATAG
- a CDS encoding endonuclease/exonuclease/phosphatase family protein, with product MIKIILFLLLNLCLYAKTFNISTYNVENLFDLKNNRSDYKEYIPNDYSKWDKKKFTLKLANLIKVLKDLDSDIIALQEVENRELMQLLLKKLPKYKYYSFSKYENASVGIGFLSKIKIIKNQDLNIKFPNKIYRPILETTFKIDNYKFKIFNNHWPSKRVAESYRIKYAKKLFDRVNELPKDYDYILLGDFNSNYNEFETIYYEKRLNNTQGVTGINQVLNTTVDKKYITVDDILRRDKRVHYNLWLQVDYPKRFSTIFRGNKYTPDNIILSPALFDNKKLSYKLNSFKVFAPQYLYKNGKINRWQIKDGIHTGKGFSDHLPLTATFSSKKEDKNPLKKIPEKTFNKISDFYNTNKLLKDADLKNVVVIYKDSKSAVIKQKNDRAIYLYNNVAKLKEGYSYDLRVSQIKEFFGLKEIKKFKILEKNKKIPDYKKLYLEGKDIDILDLKYQNEIVTNIQGVYKNKKLLFNNKEIKLYFRKKSINPKEGSFIKIKRAQIGFFKNSAQLVIHKKSDIDVN from the coding sequence TTGATAAAAATTATTCTATTTCTTCTTTTAAATCTTTGTTTATATGCCAAAACTTTCAATATTTCAACATATAATGTTGAAAACCTTTTTGATTTAAAAAACAACAGAAGTGATTATAAAGAGTATATTCCAAACGACTACTCTAAATGGGACAAAAAAAAATTTACTCTTAAATTGGCAAATCTAATAAAAGTTTTAAAAGATTTAGATAGCGATATTATAGCTTTACAAGAAGTTGAAAACAGAGAATTAATGCAGCTTCTTTTAAAAAAACTTCCGAAATATAAATACTACAGCTTCTCAAAATATGAAAATGCTAGTGTAGGAATTGGCTTTTTAAGTAAAATCAAGATTATAAAAAATCAAGATTTGAATATAAAATTTCCAAATAAAATATACAGACCTATTTTAGAAACAACTTTTAAAATAGATAATTACAAATTTAAAATTTTCAATAACCATTGGCCCTCAAAAAGAGTTGCCGAAAGTTATAGAATAAAATATGCAAAAAAACTCTTTGATAGAGTAAATGAACTTCCCAAAGATTATGACTATATTCTTTTAGGAGATTTTAATTCAAATTATAATGAATTTGAGACCATATATTATGAAAAAAGATTGAATAATACTCAGGGAGTAACGGGAATAAATCAAGTTCTTAATACAACTGTTGATAAAAAATATATCACTGTTGATGATATTTTAAGAAGAGACAAAAGAGTTCATTATAATCTTTGGCTTCAAGTAGATTATCCAAAAAGATTTTCAACCATATTTAGAGGAAACAAATATACTCCCGATAATATTATTTTATCCCCTGCTCTTTTTGATAATAAAAAACTCTCGTACAAACTAAACAGTTTCAAAGTTTTTGCTCCCCAATATTTGTATAAAAACGGGAAAATAAACAGATGGCAAATAAAAGACGGTATTCACACGGGAAAAGGGTTTTCAGATCACCTTCCACTTACGGCAACCTTTAGCTCAAAAAAAGAGGATAAAAATCCTTTAAAAAAAATTCCCGAAAAAACTTTTAATAAAATCTCTGATTTTTATAACACGAACAAATTACTAAAAGATGCGGATTTAAAAAATGTTGTAGTTATTTATAAAGATTCCAAAAGTGCAGTAATAAAACAAAAAAATGACAGAGCTATATATCTTTACAACAATGTTGCAAAATTAAAAGAGGGGTACTCTTATGATTTAAGAGTCTCTCAAATAAAAGAGTTTTTTGGATTAAAAGAGATAAAAAAGTTTAAAATACTTGAAAAAAATAAAAAAATTCCTGATTATAAAAAACTCTATTTAGAGGGCAAAGATATTGATATTTTAGATTTAAAATATCAAAATGAAATCGTAACGAACATACAAGGAGTTTATAAAAACAAAAAACTCCTTTTTAACAATAAAGAGATAAAACTCTACTTTAGAAAAAAGAGTATTAACCCAAAAGAGGGAAGTTTTATAAAAATAAAAAGAGCACAAATCGGTTTTTTTAAAAACAGTGCTCAATTAGTAATTCATAAAAAAAGTGATATAGATGTTAATTAA
- the murJ gene encoding murein biosynthesis integral membrane protein MurJ: MLIKSIFTNSSGILLSRILGFLRDLLTASILGANIYSDIFFVAFKLPNLFRRVFAEGAFTQAFMPSYAKSKYKIRFSSLIFLQLISFLIILSLFVTLFSSLITKAIAFGFDKETIDLASPLVAINFYYLPLIFIVTFMAALLQYKNHFATTAYSTALLNLSLIAALLISKNLDKYEITFYLSYAVLIGGVLQIIAHLIAIKKHNLCKIFTLKKHKKKEENRFYKNFFAATVGSSTAHISAFLDTWLASFLVTGSISYLYYANRVFQLPLALFAIATSVALFPMISRAIKNKNEKRALYLMKKSSLILFSLLSLATLIGIVFSKEIIWLLFERGAFDSKDTANTSLVLTMYLIGLIPYGLAKIFSLWLYANEMQFLAAKISMKALGANIVFSLLLISPFGASGLAFASTLSGFILFFLTLKSFGFKRVKSLYFM; this comes from the coding sequence ATGTTAATTAAATCAATTTTTACAAACAGCAGCGGTATTTTATTATCAAGAATTTTAGGATTTTTAAGAGATCTTCTAACAGCTTCGATTTTAGGAGCAAATATCTACTCCGATATCTTTTTTGTAGCTTTTAAGTTGCCCAATCTTTTTAGAAGAGTATTTGCAGAAGGAGCTTTTACCCAAGCTTTTATGCCCTCTTATGCAAAATCAAAATATAAAATCAGATTCTCTTCTCTTATATTTTTACAGTTAATCTCTTTTTTGATAATCTTATCTTTGTTTGTAACTCTTTTTTCTTCTTTGATAACAAAAGCAATTGCCTTTGGTTTTGATAAAGAGACTATAGATTTAGCTTCTCCTCTTGTAGCTATAAATTTTTATTATCTCCCTTTGATTTTTATAGTTACTTTTATGGCAGCATTACTTCAATATAAAAACCATTTTGCAACAACGGCTTATTCAACGGCACTTCTAAATCTAAGTTTAATTGCAGCTTTACTAATCTCCAAAAATTTAGATAAATATGAAATTACCTTTTATCTTTCATATGCCGTATTAATAGGCGGTGTTTTACAAATAATTGCCCACTTAATTGCTATAAAAAAACATAATTTATGTAAAATTTTTACTCTAAAAAAACATAAGAAAAAAGAAGAAAACAGATTTTACAAAAACTTTTTCGCAGCCACGGTAGGAAGTTCAACGGCACATATTTCAGCTTTTTTAGATACTTGGCTTGCCTCTTTTTTAGTTACAGGCTCAATCTCTTATTTATATTATGCAAACAGGGTTTTTCAGCTTCCTTTGGCACTTTTTGCAATAGCTACTTCAGTTGCTTTGTTTCCTATGATTTCAAGAGCAATAAAAAATAAAAATGAAAAAAGAGCTTTATATCTGATGAAAAAATCATCTTTGATTCTTTTTTCTCTTTTGTCTCTTGCTACACTTATAGGAATTGTTTTTAGTAAAGAGATTATCTGGCTTTTATTTGAAAGAGGAGCTTTTGATTCAAAAGATACGGCAAATACCTCATTGGTTTTAACCATGTATTTAATCGGATTGATTCCTTACGGTCTAGCTAAAATTTTTTCTCTTTGGTTATATGCAAATGAAATGCAGTTTCTAGCAGCAAAAATATCAATGAAAGCTTTAGGAGCAAATATAGTTTTTTCTCTATTGCTAATCTCACCTTTTGGAGCTTCAGGATTAGCTTTTGCAAGCACTTTAAGCGGATTTATTCTTTTCTTTTTAACCCTAAAGTCTTTTGGTTTCAAAAGAGTAAAATCTCTGTATTTTATGTAA
- a CDS encoding ABC transporter ATP-binding protein, protein MRDFFKYYMPFYKNYKLKIFYAFIGIVLVAGGSGGLAYIVKPLLDEVFIAKDQQMLYIVPVLLILVQSAQGFGKYIQVYYVSYIGQDIIRITRDRLLAHILTLDIAFFQKKHGGELISRITNDINKIQSAVSSQIAGFIREILTIVALIGVVIYQSAELAFYGLIVMPLAIYPLSVLAKKMKKLSFKSQESASDITSHLSETFNNVEIIKANCTEKIELEKFEKHNSRFFNINIKAVKTSELTSPIMELLGAIAAALVIIYGGSKVINAELTTGAFMSFIAALFMLYTPLKRISGIYNQLQSAIAAHERVLSVYAINPTILTGDKNFPKNIEKIEFKDVMLKYNDLVALKHINLTAIKGEKVALVGDSGGGKSSLINLLIRFYDTNEGKILFNDIDLKNIDIKSLRNNISVVTQRVYIFNDSVASNVAYGYEIDEQRVIKALKQSHAYDFVSKMPEGIYSKLDEFGTNLSGGQRQRIAIARALYKNPHVLILDEATSALDNESESIISDVIDEVSKDRITFVIAHRLSTIKNADKIAVFKKGEIVCIDKEENLLKNCLEYQRLYNLANI, encoded by the coding sequence ATGAGAGACTTTTTTAAATATTACATGCCCTTTTATAAGAATTACAAATTAAAAATTTTTTATGCATTTATAGGTATTGTATTAGTAGCAGGAGGAAGCGGAGGATTAGCTTATATAGTTAAACCTTTGTTAGATGAAGTCTTTATTGCAAAAGACCAGCAAATGCTTTATATCGTTCCTGTACTTCTAATTTTAGTTCAATCGGCACAAGGTTTCGGGAAATATATCCAAGTCTATTATGTATCATATATAGGACAAGATATTATCAGAATTACAAGAGACAGACTTCTTGCTCATATTCTTACTTTGGATATAGCCTTTTTTCAAAAAAAACACGGAGGAGAATTAATATCAAGAATTACAAATGATATTAATAAAATCCAATCGGCAGTATCAAGTCAAATTGCAGGTTTTATAAGAGAAATATTAACAATAGTTGCCCTAATCGGTGTTGTAATCTACCAAAGTGCAGAGCTTGCTTTTTATGGACTTATTGTTATGCCTCTTGCTATTTACCCCCTCTCTGTTTTAGCAAAAAAAATGAAAAAATTATCATTTAAATCTCAAGAGAGTGCCTCTGATATTACTTCTCATTTAAGTGAAACTTTTAATAATGTTGAAATTATAAAAGCAAACTGTACGGAAAAAATCGAACTTGAAAAATTTGAAAAACATAACAGCCGTTTTTTTAATATAAATATAAAAGCCGTTAAAACTTCTGAATTAACCTCTCCTATAATGGAGCTTTTAGGTGCTATTGCAGCTGCACTTGTTATTATTTACGGAGGTTCGAAAGTTATAAATGCGGAACTCACAACAGGTGCATTTATGTCTTTTATAGCAGCTTTATTTATGCTTTATACTCCACTAAAAAGAATTTCAGGGATATATAATCAACTTCAAAGTGCAATTGCAGCTCATGAAAGAGTGCTTTCAGTATATGCCATAAACCCTACTATACTTACAGGAGATAAAAATTTTCCTAAAAATATAGAAAAAATCGAGTTTAAAGACGTGATGCTTAAATACAATGATTTAGTTGCTTTAAAACATATCAACCTTACGGCAATAAAAGGTGAAAAAGTTGCTTTAGTAGGAGACAGCGGCGGTGGAAAATCTTCACTTATAAATCTTTTAATCAGATTTTACGATACAAATGAAGGTAAAATACTCTTTAATGATATAGATTTAAAAAATATAGATATTAAATCTTTAAGAAACAATATCTCAGTAGTAACCCAAAGAGTCTATATTTTCAACGATTCTGTTGCTTCAAATGTTGCATATGGGTATGAAATAGATGAACAAAGAGTAATAAAAGCTTTAAAACAATCCCATGCTTATGATTTTGTTTCAAAGATGCCTGAAGGTATTTACAGCAAATTAGATGAATTTGGAACAAATTTAAGCGGAGGTCAAAGACAAAGAATTGCCATTGCAAGAGCTTTATATAAAAATCCTCATGTTTTAATACTTGATGAAGCAACATCAGCACTTGATAATGAAAGCGAATCGATTATTTCAGATGTAATTGATGAAGTAAGTAAAGATAGAATAACTTTCGTAATAGCCCATAGATTGAGCACTATTAAAAATGCAGATAAAATCGCCGTATTCAAAAAAGGCGAAATAGTTTGCATTGATAAAGAAGAAAATCTACTAAAAAATTGTTTAGAATATCAAAGATTATACAACCTTGCAAACATATAA
- a CDS encoding quinone-dependent dihydroorotate dehydrogenase, which produces MFSYKTLKKGLFLFHPETAHNLAETALRLLPKCRLLNNYLVNRNFIMDPKLNQEIYGIKFPNPVGLAAGFDKNATMIKSMMALGFGFTEIGTMTPRPQDGNPKPRMFRYPKLNSVQNAMGFNNKGSSQVLMNLKKVYPFSIPIGANIGKNKTTSEEFALQDYKILIRKFESFSDYLVINISSPNTPNLRDLQNEKFITELFSMAKELTSKPIFLKIAPDMETNAAVELCKTAVEAGASGIIATNTTIDYSLVPNAQDFGGLSGACLKEKSYEMFKAIAKELYGKTVLISVGGISDADEAYKRLKAGASLIQAYTGMIFEGPSMVKNINEGVLELMKKEGFNNISEVIGSDLK; this is translated from the coding sequence TTGTTTAGTTACAAAACATTAAAAAAAGGACTTTTTTTATTTCACCCCGAAACTGCACATAATCTTGCGGAAACTGCACTTAGATTATTGCCTAAATGTAGATTACTAAATAATTATCTGGTAAATAGAAACTTTATTATGGATCCTAAATTAAATCAAGAAATATACGGAATAAAATTTCCTAATCCCGTGGGTTTGGCTGCCGGGTTTGATAAAAATGCTACAATGATAAAATCAATGATGGCATTAGGGTTTGGTTTTACGGAAATAGGAACAATGACTCCAAGACCTCAAGATGGAAATCCAAAACCAAGAATGTTTAGATATCCGAAATTAAATTCTGTTCAAAATGCAATGGGATTTAACAATAAAGGCTCTTCTCAAGTATTAATGAATTTAAAAAAAGTTTACCCTTTTTCTATTCCAATCGGAGCAAATATAGGGAAAAATAAAACAACTTCAGAAGAGTTTGCACTACAAGATTATAAAATATTAATTAGAAAATTTGAATCTTTTAGTGATTATTTAGTAATAAATATCTCTAGTCCAAATACGCCGAATCTAAGAGATTTGCAAAATGAAAAATTTATCACCGAACTTTTTTCTATGGCAAAAGAGTTAACGAGTAAACCTATTTTCCTAAAAATTGCTCCTGATATGGAAACTAATGCTGCAGTTGAACTTTGTAAAACGGCAGTAGAAGCAGGAGCTTCGGGAATTATTGCTACAAATACAACCATTGATTACTCTTTGGTTCCAAATGCACAAGATTTCGGTGGACTAAGCGGTGCTTGCTTAAAAGAAAAATCTTATGAAATGTTTAAAGCAATAGCAAAAGAGCTTTACGGTAAAACAGTTTTAATCTCCGTAGGCGGGATTTCAGATGCAGATGAAGCATATAAAAGACTTAAAGCAGGTGCTTCATTGATTCAAGCTTATACGGGAATGATTTTTGAAGGACCTTCAATGGTGAAAAACATCAATGAAGGAGTGTTAGAACTTATGAAAAAAGAGGGTTTTAACAATATATCTGAAGTTATAGGTTCAGATTTAAAATAA
- a CDS encoding M16 family metallopeptidase: MGQSLPKYYTETLENGLKVVAIPMDNGSNVVSTNIFYNVGSRNETMGKSGIAHMLEHLNFKSTKNLKAGEFDEIVKSFGGVNNASTSFDYTKYYIKSSSKNMDESLKLFADLMENLTLKDEEFQPERDVVAEERRWRTDNNPMGYLQYRLFNNSYIYHPYHWTPIGFTSDIKTWTINDIRDFHSTFYQPKNAVVVVAGDITKEKVFDSTKKYFKEIKNEKAIPTVHTVEPKQDGEKNLVVYKDTQVQMLAISYHIPNYEDKDQVALSALSELLSSGKSSYLQKELVDKKRLVNSIYAYNMELTDPGVFIFMAVCNENVKAKDVKKEIDLIIKNIKAGKVSKKDIEKIKINTKADFIFSLENSSSVASLYGSYFVRGNIKPLFEYEQKVEKLTKDDIINVAKKYLNKENSTTVILKKRKSE; this comes from the coding sequence ATGGGTCAAAGTTTACCAAAATATTATACTGAAACTTTAGAGAACGGATTAAAAGTTGTTGCAATTCCTATGGATAACGGTTCAAATGTAGTTTCTACAAATATTTTTTACAATGTGGGAAGTAGAAATGAAACTATGGGAAAATCAGGAATTGCTCATATGTTAGAACACCTAAACTTTAAATCTACAAAAAATTTAAAAGCCGGTGAATTTGATGAAATAGTAAAAAGTTTCGGTGGAGTAAATAATGCTTCGACCTCTTTTGACTATACGAAGTATTATATTAAATCTAGCTCTAAAAATATGGATGAATCTTTAAAACTTTTTGCGGATTTAATGGAAAATCTTACTTTAAAAGATGAAGAGTTTCAACCCGAACGTGATGTTGTAGCAGAAGAGAGAAGATGGAGAACAGATAACAATCCAATGGGATATTTACAATATAGACTTTTTAACAACAGCTATATTTATCATCCCTACCACTGGACTCCAATCGGTTTTACATCTGATATAAAAACTTGGACTATAAATGATATTAGAGATTTTCACTCTACTTTTTATCAACCTAAAAATGCAGTTGTCGTTGTAGCAGGAGATATTACAAAAGAGAAAGTTTTTGATTCAACAAAAAAATATTTTAAAGAGATAAAAAACGAAAAAGCAATTCCTACCGTTCATACTGTTGAACCAAAACAAGACGGAGAAAAAAATCTTGTAGTCTATAAAGACACGCAAGTTCAAATGCTGGCAATCTCATATCATATTCCAAATTATGAAGATAAAGACCAAGTAGCATTATCGGCTTTAAGTGAACTATTAAGCTCGGGAAAAAGTTCATATCTTCAAAAAGAGTTAGTAGATAAAAAAAGATTGGTAAACTCTATTTACGCATATAATATGGAATTAACGGATCCCGGAGTTTTTATCTTTATGGCTGTTTGCAATGAGAATGTAAAAGCAAAAGATGTTAAAAAAGAGATTGATTTAATAATAAAAAATATTAAAGCGGGAAAAGTAAGTAAAAAAGATATTGAAAAAATAAAAATAAATACAAAAGCCGATTTTATTTTCTCTCTTGAAAATTCAAGTTCGGTTGCCTCTTTATACGGAAGCTATTTTGTAAGAGGAAATATCAAACCCCTTTTTGAATATGAACAAAAAGTGGAAAAACTTACAAAAGATGATATTATTAATGTTGCAAAAAAATATTTAAATAAAGAGAATTCGACAACAGTAATTTTAAAGAAGAGGAAAAGTGAATAA